CGAAAGCCCGTCTGGCAATTTGATTGCAGAAAGATCAACTTTCAATTGGTTATTTGAGAGCTTCAACTTCTGCAAACTAGACATATTTGTGAAGAAGCCTAAAATCCCATCTGTGAAGAAGTTATCAGATAGGTCTAAAGAGCTCAAGGAATCTGTCCCTGACAGGTCTATTGACAACAGAGAAGGAAGGCCCTAAACTGAGGTTGTTGTGAGACAGGTCTATTGACAACAGAGAAGGAAGGCCCCTGACAGGAATGACTGGTAAAGGATCAATGAATCCATTTCTGGACAAATTAAGGTTCCAAAGATTCTGCAATCTTGAAATGGACTCTGGAATTTGACCGATAAACCGGTTTTCGCAGAACTGAAGACTGGTCAAGGACTTTAATCCTACAATCTGGTCTGGGATTGTTCCTGTGAGCTGGTTATGGCTTAATGACAAGTCTGAAAGACTTGCCAAACTAAACATTGAAATGGGTACCTGCCCTGAGAGTAGATTATTGGAGAGGTCAAGATATGTGAGGTTTTGAAATTGCCCTACAAAATCTGGAATGTACCCTGTAAACAAGTTGAAGCTAAGATCAAGAGACTGCAAACTGATGAAACTTATGAAAGTAGAAGGGATTGGACCAGAAAAAGAGTTTCTTGCCAAATTTAACAGGTTAAGGTTCCTAAAGTTGCCTAGACTAGGATCAATTTGGCCCCTCAACTGATTCCCACTGAGAGAAAGGGCTTTGAGTGAAGACAAGTGACCCAGACCTAAAGGGATGTTCCCTTCAAGTGAATTGTCTTCTAGGACCAATGTTGTGAGATGGGTTAGATTTGAGAGGCTATCAGGAATTGGTCCTGCAATGTGCTTCATACCACTAATCACCAGCATCTCCAAGAACTGCAATGCACCAAGAGAAGGAGAAAGGGTGCCCTTCATGTACATTCCAGAACCAGTGGCAGCCCCTCTATCAGGTCTCTGCAGCTTCAACCCAGTGACTCTTCCTGTTGGATTACACTCCACACCCTCCCAATCTCCTCCACAGCAGTCAGTGCCTACCCATGAAGATAGAATTTCTGTAGTATCCATCACAATTTTGGCCTTGAAACCAAGAAGTGAAGCTCTGTCTGCCTCTGAACACACTATTGGGCTTCTCTGAGCTTGCATTCCTGAAAACACATTGAAACTGGAGTATATAAAGAAAAGCTTGAAAACCCATTTGAGAATCTGCATTCTGGGAAGTGGGTCTTGATCAGATCAGAGAGAGATAGATGAAAACTATATAGAATTTTTGACACAATGAATTAGGGATCTGACGAGCACTTTGAATTaggagaggggaaaaaaattgtGTCAGGAAAAAGGTAGAAAAGGCTGGAAAGTTGCAGACATGGTGTTTATTCTATATTCCTTCACGTAGACAGGAAGGTATAATGATGATAAAGAGAGTAGAAGAAGTAAAAAAGAGAAATTCAGCGActgaattgagaattcctcatGTCTGTCATCATCTATTTATAatagaacacaaaaaaaaaacccctaaaaATGAACTTTTTTGAGGCTTGAAGACATTCacatgaaaataatatttatgaCCGTTTCACGAGCATCCCAGTTATTATTCGAACGTTGGAGCGGAAGCTATTCAAAATTCAATCAACCACCATTTTTCTTGATCAAGTCTGCTTGGATTGGAGCACTAGAGAAAAATGTGTTCATGTCCATGGGGATTTTGTAGTT
The window above is part of the Tripterygium wilfordii isolate XIE 37 chromosome 3, ASM1340144v1, whole genome shotgun sequence genome. Proteins encoded here:
- the LOC119984097 gene encoding LOW QUALITY PROTEIN: probable inactive leucine-rich repeat receptor kinase XIAO (The sequence of the model RefSeq protein was modified relative to this genomic sequence to represent the inferred CDS: inserted 2 bases in 1 codon); the protein is MQILKWVFKLFFIYSSFNVFSGMQAQRSPIVCSEADRASLLGFKAKIVMDTTEILSSWVGTDCCGGDWEGVECNPTGRVTGLKLQRPDRGAATGSGMYMKGTLSPSLGALQFLEMLVISGMKHIAGPIPDSLSNLTHLTTLVLEDNSLEGNIPLGLGHLSSLKALSLSGNQLRGQIDPSLGNFRNLNLLNLARNSFSGPIPSTFISFISLQSLDLSFNLFTGYIPDFVGQFQNLTYLDLSNNLLSGQVPISMFSLASLSDLSLSHNQLTGTIPDQIVGLKSLTSLQFCENRFIGQIPESISRLQNLWNLNLSRNGFIDPLPVIPVRGLPSLLSIDLSHNNLSLGXLPSLLSIDLSGTDSLSSLDLSDNFFTDGILGFFTNMSSLQKLKLSNNQLKVDLSAIKLPDGLSMIDLHSNQLTGSLSSILNNRTSSFLEALDVSNNLISGVIPEFNEGLNLKVLNIGSNKIAGYIPISISNLIQLERFDISRNQIAGTIPSSLGLLLNLQWLDLSINRLSGRIPNTLLGIKDLRHANFRANKLCGEIPQGRPYNIFPASAYVHNLCLCGKPMPPCRTKITGNLI